TTGACCAGCAGCCCCTCGTAGCACGGCCAGCCGAAATTGCGCTGGCTCACTGCGGCGATGTTCTGCTCTTCCCACGCGGTCCAACCGACTTCGCCGATGTAGAGCGTGCCCGGCGATCCCGCGTTCGGGTCGGTCGAGCCGGTACCCGGGCGCAGCGCGAATCGATAGGGATTCCGCAATCCGAAACACCACACCCGCGACTGATTCGAAGTCGGGTCGGACGCCTGATAGAACGGGTTGCTCGGAAGTCCCGAACCGTTGCGATCGATGCGCAGGATCTTGCCGGCGAGGCTGCCGATGAACTGCGCGCGGAAGGAGCCGATGTCTTCGTTCGGATCGGTCTTTGCGGCTCCGAACAGCCCTGCGTCCCGCCCACCCTGATCCGCAGGATTGGTGAATTGAGCGCCGTCGCCCGCCGAGATCAGCAGCGTGCCGTCGCGGGCCATCCGAACGGTTCCGATCGTGTGCGAGGGCGAGCCGCTCGGAATGCCGTGCCGCCAGTCGTGCCCGATCAACACCGTTCGCGTGGTGTAGTCGACCACGTTCGGATTGCTGGTGCTCGCCTGGTAGCGCGTCAGGCGACCGAACGCGTCATCGTTGTCGTCCGTGCCGTTCGAGTCGGGATCGACCGTGTAGAGGAAGTACACGTAGCGATTGGTCGCGAAGCTCGAGTCGACCGCCACGCTCAGCAGTCCGCGATCACCATTGTCGAGCACCTCGCTCTCGCGGGTGAAGAATGGCGTCGCCAACTTCACGCCGTTTTGCACCACCCAGACCGTTCCGCGCTTTTCGACCACCAGCCATCGCCCGCCGGGCAGAAACGTCACCTGCACCGGCGTGTTGAAGGTCACCCCGGCGATCGCGTTCTCGACCACGAACTGCGAGGGGACCGTCAATGCATCGGCGACCCGCGGAAAAACGGCGCCGACGAGCAGCGCAAGACCCGTCATGAACGCGAGCGTGAGGGCCTGGCCCAGGCGCGACGAGGGAAACGAAGTGGGCACGGCAATGCCTCCGGTGGATGAGGCCATCGCCAGAAGTCCGTCGCCGGCGCGGCACGATCGTGGGTTGGAAATGAGCGCGCACAATCTTACGATCCGCCGAGGTCGATGAGAAGTACGCAAATCGGGGCATCGCCGCAGGCGTGATTTCAGCGCGCGCGCGTGGCCCCAGTGCCTTCGGCGCTCAAGAATTGCGCTCGAATCAACGCTTCGACCTCGCCCAGGCGGGCTTCGAGGGCGGTGCGCCGCCGCCGGTCCGTCGAGCCGCCACGCGGCTCGGTGGCGAGCAGTTCGGCGCAGCGCTCCTTGAGAGGCAGCTGGGGATGCGAGTCGCCGAGTGACTCCAGCAATCGATGCACTGCCCCGATGCGCCGTCGCGCCTCGGTGATGTGGACCAGGGCGCTTTCGACTGACACCCTCCCACGCCGTGTGCGCTGCAGGAGTCCGCACTCGAACGTTCGACAACACGCCGGCCGGTGGGCGTAGACGCTGCAGCGCGTGCCCTTCAGCGCCGCACACGGCAGCAGCATCAGTTCACTCTCCGCGTCGTCGTCCTCGATACGGAGTCCGAGTCCTTCGAGTCGCTCGGCCTCGCGTGGCCCCGTCAACTCGACATCCGCGAACAGTGATCCGTCGCAGCACAGGCCGCAGCGCGTGCACAGGGCGTCGGTGAGACTCGGTTTCATGGCGTCACCATGACGGATTACGTCACACGAAGAAAGCGGTAGTCTGCGCACCGATTCACGGCCCGATCGCCGCTGTCCGAACCGAGAACCGGGAGAATCCGATGGCATACGTCGATGGCGACATCCTGCCGCTGCGGACGAAGGACGTCGACGCGAGCATCCACGAGCCGGGATGGAGCTAGGCCTCTCTAGCTTCGCGGAGATTGCTCCGGGCTCGAACAACGCGGGACAGCGGCTTCGCGAACTGCTCGAGGAGATCGAGGTCGCGGATCAGCACGAACGCGACGCATCCGGCTCACCAGCGCCGTAACGGTGTTGAGTTCCGACGATCCGGTGCGGGTGTTCCAGGAGTTCGCGACCCTCGACCAGATTTCGAACGGCCGCGCCGAGATCATGGCGGGGCGAGGTTCGTTCATCGAGTCGTTTCCGTTGTTCGGCTGCGCGTTCGAGGACTACGACGAGCTGTTTCGCGAAAAGCTCGAGCTGTTGCTGGCCCTGCGCGCGAACGAGCGCGTGACCTGAGTCGCTGGTGCGTGCGGGAACGCTCGGCTTGCCGGTGGCGCTCGCCATCATCGGCGGCGGACGCGTGGTTCGGACCCTACGCCGAAGTGATGACTCGTATCGGTCGCGAGCGAGGCTGGCCGCCGACCGATCGACACCAGTACGACGCGCAACGTGGGCCGGGTGGAGCGCTGCTGGTGGGCAGCGCCGCCGAGGTCACCGACAAGATCCTGTTCGAACACGAGGCATTCGGCAACGACCGATTCCTACTTCAGCTCACGGTTGGCCCGATGCCGCACCCACAGGTGCTGCACGCGATCGAGCTGTTCGGAACGCAAGTGGCGCCCGCGGTACGAAAGGCGCTCGGTTGAGCGCGTCGTGACGCGCCGCATTTCGGATCGCGTTGGACTCGCTCAGCGGCTCACGCGGTCTCGCATTGCGAGCCGCCTCGCGACCGCAGCGCCCGAGTGCAGCGCACCTTCCATGTATCCGACGAACTGGTAGCACGCGTGTTCGCCCGCGATGTGAAGATGGCCGCCGAGGTGCGCGGATGCGAGCAACGGCCCGACGGTCGTGACCTGACCCGGCGCCGGAAACGAATAGCTCGCGCGGGTCCATGGATCCTTCGGCCAGTCCATGTACCGGGTCTTGACCAGATTCGCGCCGAAGCCGGGATACAGCCGCTCGTACTCGGAGGCGAAGGCCCGATCGCGGTCCTCCGGCGGCAGCTTCTCGGCGCGACCGACCACGGGCCCGCCCGAGAACGCCGTCAGACACGCACCATCGTTCGAACGATCGACGGCTCCCTGACCGTCGGTGGCATCCCAGGTCTGCTGGATGAGCCCGTTCGACAGGCCATACTGGCTGCGAGGTGGACTGCCCTTCTTCCAGAATCGCTGCTTCACGTGCGCGAGGTACTTGGTATTGGTACCCATCTGCGGACGCATCGCGGTGGGCAGCGAGGGCCGGAACTCGATCGTCTTCCAGGTGCTGGGCGGGGTTGCCAGTACGACGTCGTCACACTCGAGACGCTGGCCGTCCCGGGTGGTGACTTCCAGTCGTCCATTCTCACGCCGCACCGACTCGACCGGCGCACTGAGTCGCACCCGTTCGGTTCCAATCCGGGTCGCGAGTGCGTGGGCGAGCCGATCATTCCCGCCGCGACAGCGGTAGACCTCGCTGTGCGTCCAAAACGTTTCGAGCCCCCCTCCCTTGATGGCGGTGAGCTGCCCGAGCAGCGATTGCCATTCCGCGGCCTGACCGTTGTCGGATACCTGATTGATCAGCATCGCCTGCTTGACGTGCTCCGGTAGGGACAGCCCGTGGATCCAGGTCGCCGTGGAAGTACGATCGAGACGCGGTGCGTCGGGAGTCATCCAGGGTGCGTCGGCGATCACGCCGCTCGCGAGCGCGTTCATGCGTCGCAGCCCGTCCTCCATGTGACCCCACAGTTCGAGGCTCTCGTCGAAGGGGAGCAGTCGGCCGTCGATCACGATCGGCAGCACCGCGGGGTCCTCGTTCTTCGTCATGTCGAGCAGGTCGAACTTGAATGCTTTTGCGTAGCTCATCCACGCCGGATGGTTTGAACCGATCAACTCCCCACCGCCCTCGATGTTGCGGCCGCGCAAGAATGCATTGCGATTCGCAGCGTTGAATGACAAGACGCGTCCGCCGACACGATCGCGGGCCTCGAGCACCACGACGTCGTAGCCCACCGCGCGAAGCTCGAAGGCGCACGCGAGTCCGCCGAAGCCGGCGCCGATCACGACGACTCGCTTGCGACTGTCGCGCCCGGGTCGCTCGACCTTCGTTCCGGCCGACGACAGCAGCAGGCCGGCGCCAGCGGCAAGCGTGAGTTGGAGAAACTTACGACGGTCCAGCGCCGAGGCGCGCGGGCCGTGGCGCGCGGCGAGCTGCGCGATCAACGAACGAGCCACGCGGCTCCCGTCAGCGCGCGGCGGCGCGCGTGCGATCGAGCACCGCGAGCGAACGTGCGCACACGTTCTCGGCCGTGAAGCCATACTCGCGCATGAGCTGCGGCGCCGGCGCCGAGGCGCCGAAGCGATCCACGCCCAGTACGTCGCCGAGATCTCCGACGTAGCGATGCCAGCCCTGCGAGATGCCGGTTTCGACGGACAGCCGCGCGCGCACGCGGGCGGGCAGCACCGACTCCCGATACTGCGTTGTCTGCGCTTCGAAAAGCTCCCAGCTCGGCATCGAAACGAGTCGGACGGCGACGCCCTTGGCGTGCAGCAGCTCACGCGCGGCAACGATCAAACCAACCTCGGAGCCGGTCGCGATCAGAATCAGCTCGGGCTCGCCCCGAGCCGCATCCTCGAGAACATACGCACCGCGGCGCAGGCCGTCGGCGTCGGCGAAGCGGGTTCGATCGAGCGTCGGAACGTTTTGACGAGACAGCACCAGCGCGACCGGTCGATCCTTGGACTCCATCGCCACGCGCCACGCGACCGCGGTTTCGTTCGCGTCTCCGGGACGGATCACGACCAGGTGCGGAATCGCGCGCAATGCCGCCAGGTGTTCGATGGGCTGGTGAGTCGGGCCGTCCTCGCCCATCGCGAGACTGTCGTGTGTGAAAACGTAGAGCGTGTGCAGTTCCATCAGCGCTGCAAGTCGAATCGCGGGTCGCATGTAGTCGGAGAACGTCAGGAAGGTCGCGCCGAACGGCAGCGTTCCTCCGTGGGCGGCCATTCCGTTCTGAATCGAGCCCATGGCGTGCTCGCGCACTCCGAACTGCAGATTCCGCCCGGCGTAGCTCCAGCCTCCACCCGCCGCGCCCTGCAGGTCGCCGACCGCCGTCGAAGCGTGTTCGAAGTTGCCCTGGTCGGTGAGTTCGGTGTGCGTGGAAGGATTCAGGTCTGCGGACCCGCCCATGAGCGCAGGCACTCGAGACGCCAGGGCGACCAGTACCTTTCCGGATGCCACTCGCGTCGCCATGCCCTTGGGGTCTGCCGCGAACTGCGGAATCCCGCCATCCCATCCGGCTGGCAATTCGCCCCGCATGCGAAGTCGGAGCTCGGCCGCGAGATCCGGGTGCTCCTTTGAGTAGCGCTCGAAGCGCTGGTTCCATTCCGACTGCTGCTTCTGGCCGCGCTCGATCGCACTTCGGCCGTGCCGTTGCACGTCCGGCGGCACCAGGAACGCCGGTTCAAGCGGCCACCCCAGCCGTTCCTTGGTCAGCCTGACTTCATCGACGCCCAGTGGCGAACCGTGAGCAGCGTAAGTGTCCTGCTTGTTCGGCGAGCCGAAGCCCAGGTGCGTGCGTACGAGGATCAACGTGGGCCGATCGCTTTCGGCGCGCGCCGCTTGAAGTGCTCGATCCAATGCGATGAGGTCATTGCCATCGTCGACCGTCAGTGTGTGCCAGCCGTACGACTGAAAACGCTGTGCACGATCCTCGGTGAAAGCGAGCTGCGTCGACGCCGCGAGCGTGACGTAGTTGTTGTCGTAGAGGTAGATGAGCTTGCCGAGCTTCAGATGACCTGCGAGCGAAGCCGCCTCGGCCGCGACGCCCTCCATGAGATCTCCATCGCTCACCAGTCCGTAAGTAAAGTGGTCGATGACTTCGTGACCCGGCCGGTTGTACCTGGCGGCGAGGTGGGCCTCGGCGATCGCCATGCCGACGCCGGTCGCAAATCCAGCTCCGAGCGGGCCGGTCGTGGTCTCGACTCCCGCAGTGATGCCTCGTTCGGGATGTCCCGGAGTGCGACTCCCCCACTGCCGAAACTGCTGCAGCTGTTCGATTGGCAGGTCGTAGCCGGTCAGGTGCAGCAAGCTGTAAAGGAGCGCGGAACCGTGACCGGCCGAAAGCACGAAGCGATCGCGATCGAACCACTGAGGATCGGTCGGGTTGTGTCGCAGGAAGCGCGACCACAGCACCCAGGCCATCGGCGCTGCGCCCAACGGAAGTCCCGGATGCCCGCTGTCGGCCTTCTGTACGGCATCGATCGAGAGGAATCGAAGCGTCTGGATGGAACTCTGATCGAGTTGCTCGAGTGTCGAAGTCACCGTTCCGATCGAATGCATGCGTCGTGTCTCCCCTGTGGCCGAGGCCGTCCCTGGGCAATGCGCCGCCACGGATTCGCGGATGCGCAGCAGGGTGGGCTCAACCGACGGCGAGCGCAACCCGGCGGCGGTCGGGTGCAATTCCCGCGCTGGTGAAGAAACCAGTTGACGACATTTGTCGCTACCGATCACAGTGTGCGTGACGACAGTTGTCGCTACCGGAGAACGCCATGAAAGCCAAATTGCCGACTGCCTCTCAGGAACTTCAGTTTCTTCGCTTCGTCGCCCGCCATGGTCCGCTCACGGTCGGACGCATGACTGAGGAACTGGGCGCCGAATTGGGCCTCTCCCGCTCGACGGTGCTGACCGTGCTCGAGCGCCTGCGAAGCAAGGGCCACGTGCGGCGGAGACGCAAGGACGGTGTGTTCGTCTACGCCTCGAGCCTGCCACTCGACCGGCTCATGCACGCGGCGGTCGGGCAGTTCGTCGAGCGATCGCTCGGTGGTTCGGTGTTGCCATTTGCGGCGTGGCTCTCGGAGCGTGTTGCGGTAACCGAGGAGGAACTGGCCGAACTGCGTCACATCGTGGCGCGACTCAAGTCCAGCAAGGAGACGTCATGAGCCCGGGCCATCTCTTCACCGCAATGTTGCGCGCCTCGATCGAGGGCGGGGCACTTCTGATCCTGCTCTGGATCGTGGTGCGATTCTGGCCCTCTGTGCCGGCGACGACGCGCCGCGTGTGGTGGTGGTGCGGTGCGCTGCGCATGATCCTCGGCCTGCTCCCGATGCCGAGGTTCACGATTGCTCCGCTACCCGCGTTCGACCCACTCCCGGACTACCTTCCGGTTGCACTCACCACGCTGTCCGGCCGCTCGCTCGGTTCGGTTGCGATTCCCAGCCGCCTACCGGTGGCCATCTCGTCGTTCGAGCTGCTGGCGGTGGTGTTTCTGACTCTGTGGCTGGCTGGCGTCGTACTCGGCATCGTTCGCATGTCGCGCCGCATGCTCGCGCTGCGACGGGTGTGGAACGCCGCGCGGCCCGCGAGCGACCCGCGCATCACGGCGTGGCGAACCGAGTGGGCACTGGTGCTGGGTCACGGTGGAGTGCCCGAGATTCGTGAGAGCGGCGCCATCGAGACACCCCTGGCGTTTGGTGGACTCCGCTCCGGCGTGTTGCTGCCGATCGGATGCGAGCGGCTTCCGGACGACACATTGCGCCTCGTGATCGCGCACGAGCTGAGCCATGTGAGGCGTCGCGATCCGCTGCTGGCCTGGGTGCCGGCGCTGGCGGAGCAGCTGTTCTGGTTCCACCCGCTGGTGCGCTTCGCGGGTCGCGAGTACCTCGCTGCGCGCGAAGAAGTGTGCGACGCGGACGCGCTCCGGGCGACCGGCGCCTCACCGCAGAACTATGGCGCGCTGCTGCTCGAGTTCGGCACGGGCCGCGCCTGGAGCATCCCCGGCACCGCATCGTGCGGTTCCCTCGACGGTCGTCATCTCAAGCGGAGGCTCGGAATGTTGTCGAATCGCCTCACCGCCACGCGCGCGCAGCGCGCCGGCATTGCAATCCTGACGCTGGTGCTGATCGGACTCGGTTTTGCGCCGGTGCGGTTCGTCCAGGCTCGCGAAGCACGCTTCTCGGGAACGATCGAGAATGCGAGCAGGCGCTCCCCGATCGCCTTCATGATCAAGACGCGTGGTGAGAAGGGGACTCGCGGCTCGGTCGACGAGTACGACCTCGTGAGCGCCCGCCGGCTCGAGCGCATCGACGTCACGACCGTCTACTTCCGACTCGGCGATCGCGCCTGGACGTCCTCCGACGATCGCACCCTGGCCGAGGTGCGAAGCGCGCTCGAGCCCGAGGATCGCCTCGATGCTCGCGAGTCGGTGGTCGAGCAGAGGCGCGCGGTACTGGAGGCTGAACAGCAGAAGCTCGAGCTCAAACGCGAGGCGCTCGAGTTGCGCCGCACCGCTCTCGAGGAGCGCAGGGCTGCGCTCGAGGAGCGGCTCGAACGCGCACGCGAGGAGGGCGGCTCAACGCGGGAGCTGCGAGCGCAGGCGCTCGACCTCGGGGATGAGCGGGAAGTACTCGACCGCGCGAGAGCCGAGCTGTCGGAGGCTCGCGAACAACTGTCGAGTCGCTTGAAGGCGCACTACCAGGCCGACAAGTCGCGGTACGCGGAGCGCGATGCACTGCATGAGCGAGTGCTCGAGGAGGTCGCGCGGATCGCCCGCGCAGCGGTGGCGGATGGCCGAGCCGAGCCGTTCGTTCCCTAGGCGAGGCGGTCGAGCATCCCCTGCACGTAGCTCAACTCGTCTCGATTCACGGAGTGCCCGAATTCTGAATACAGCCGCGACTCCACCTCGCCACCGATGCGCCGAAGCTCGATGGCCGAGGCTTC
The window above is part of the Candidatus Eisenbacteria bacterium genome. Proteins encoded here:
- a CDS encoding YkgJ family cysteine cluster protein, with product MKPSLTDALCTRCGLCCDGSLFADVELTGPREAERLEGLGLRIEDDDAESELMLLPCAALKGTRCSVYAHRPACCRTFECGLLQRTRRGRVSVESALVHITEARRRIGAVHRLLESLGDSHPQLPLKERCAELLATEPRGGSTDRRRRTALEARLGEVEALIRAQFLSAEGTGATRAR
- a CDS encoding FAD-dependent oxidoreductase — encoded protein: MARSLIAQLAARHGPRASALDRRKFLQLTLAAGAGLLLSSAGTKVERPGRDSRKRVVVIGAGFGGLACAFELRAVGYDVVVLEARDRVGGRVLSFNAANRNAFLRGRNIEGGGELIGSNHPAWMSYAKAFKFDLLDMTKNEDPAVLPIVIDGRLLPFDESLELWGHMEDGLRRMNALASGVIADAPWMTPDAPRLDRTSTATWIHGLSLPEHVKQAMLINQVSDNGQAAEWQSLLGQLTAIKGGGLETFWTHSEVYRCRGGNDRLAHALATRIGTERVRLSAPVESVRRENGRLEVTTRDGQRLECDDVVLATPPSTWKTIEFRPSLPTAMRPQMGTNTKYLAHVKQRFWKKGSPPRSQYGLSNGLIQQTWDATDGQGAVDRSNDGACLTAFSGGPVVGRAEKLPPEDRDRAFASEYERLYPGFGANLVKTRYMDWPKDPWTRASYSFPAPGQVTTVGPLLASAHLGGHLHIAGEHACYQFVGYMEGALHSGAAVARRLAMRDRVSR
- the tkt gene encoding transketolase, which encodes MHSIGTVTSTLEQLDQSSIQTLRFLSIDAVQKADSGHPGLPLGAAPMAWVLWSRFLRHNPTDPQWFDRDRFVLSAGHGSALLYSLLHLTGYDLPIEQLQQFRQWGSRTPGHPERGITAGVETTTGPLGAGFATGVGMAIAEAHLAARYNRPGHEVIDHFTYGLVSDGDLMEGVAAEAASLAGHLKLGKLIYLYDNNYVTLAASTQLAFTEDRAQRFQSYGWHTLTVDDGNDLIALDRALQAARAESDRPTLILVRTHLGFGSPNKQDTYAAHGSPLGVDEVRLTKERLGWPLEPAFLVPPDVQRHGRSAIERGQKQQSEWNQRFERYSKEHPDLAAELRLRMRGELPAGWDGGIPQFAADPKGMATRVASGKVLVALASRVPALMGGSADLNPSTHTELTDQGNFEHASTAVGDLQGAAGGGWSYAGRNLQFGVREHAMGSIQNGMAAHGGTLPFGATFLTFSDYMRPAIRLAALMELHTLYVFTHDSLAMGEDGPTHQPIEHLAALRAIPHLVVIRPGDANETAVAWRVAMESKDRPVALVLSRQNVPTLDRTRFADADGLRRGAYVLEDAARGEPELILIATGSEVGLIVAARELLHAKGVAVRLVSMPSWELFEAQTTQYRESVLPARVRARLSVETGISQGWHRYVGDLGDVLGVDRFGASAPAPQLMREYGFTAENVCARSLAVLDRTRAAAR
- a CDS encoding MarR family transcriptional regulator; protein product: MKAKLPTASQELQFLRFVARHGPLTVGRMTEELGAELGLSRSTVLTVLERLRSKGHVRRRRKDGVFVYASSLPLDRLMHAAVGQFVERSLGGSVLPFAAWLSERVAVTEEELAELRHIVARLKSSKETS
- a CDS encoding M56 family metallopeptidase, translating into MSPGHLFTAMLRASIEGGALLILLWIVVRFWPSVPATTRRVWWWCGALRMILGLLPMPRFTIAPLPAFDPLPDYLPVALTTLSGRSLGSVAIPSRLPVAISSFELLAVVFLTLWLAGVVLGIVRMSRRMLALRRVWNAARPASDPRITAWRTEWALVLGHGGVPEIRESGAIETPLAFGGLRSGVLLPIGCERLPDDTLRLVIAHELSHVRRRDPLLAWVPALAEQLFWFHPLVRFAGREYLAAREEVCDADALRATGASPQNYGALLLEFGTGRAWSIPGTASCGSLDGRHLKRRLGMLSNRLTATRAQRAGIAILTLVLIGLGFAPVRFVQAREARFSGTIENASRRSPIAFMIKTRGEKGTRGSVDEYDLVSARRLERIDVTTVYFRLGDRAWTSSDDRTLAEVRSALEPEDRLDARESVVEQRRAVLEAEQQKLELKREALELRRTALEERRAALEERLERAREEGGSTRELRAQALDLGDEREVLDRARAELSEAREQLSSRLKAHYQADKSRYAERDALHERVLEEVARIARAAVADGRAEPFVP